DNA from Desulfovibrio porci:
AGCGGCATATTGCTGTTTGAGTTCGCGGTATTCCACAAGTCCGGTGGGTCCCCAGACCATGCGACTGAACAGAACCACATTGATAAGTCCCAGGGCCACAAGGATGAATACACGCCAGAACATAACTTACTGCAGAAGACGTTTTTGTTGCGGCTGTCCCCCGCGGGAGAGCCTGAGTTCAGCGAGAAAGCTGGCTGTGGCGTTTTCAAGGCGTTGCACGTCGTCTTCCGCCAGATTCATGTGGTCCACCTGTTGCAGATATTCCTTGAGCGTGGAAAGCTCCTCGTCGAAATGACGCCCCCAGATCCCGGAGCGCATGTCAGGCTCCAGCTCCAGAATGGTCTGGATGCAGTTTTTGAGGCGGATTTGCAAGGTGCTCATGCGGTCTTTCCGGTTTGAACCTTGTCGCAGGCATGCCGGTAAAAATAGTAGCAATAGTTGATGCCGGAGATCAGGGCCAGCAGTAATGCCACATACAGCAACACTTCGCCGAGCGGCCAGAGTTCAACGCCGAACAGGGGATAGTGCAGGATCAGCGGCACAATAGCCACGATTTGCAAGACGGTTTTGGCCTTGCCGAATTTGTCGGCCGCCAGCACGATGCCTTCGTCAATGGCCATGGCGCGCAGACCGGTCACCACCAGTTCGCGGCAAACAATGACGATCACGACCCAGGCCGGAGCCCAATCCAGCTTGACGAACATAATCAGCACCGAGCAGATCAGCACTTTATCGGCCAGGGGGTCCAGAAATTTGCCCATGCTGGTGACCATGTTTTCACGCCGGGCGATGTAGCCGTCGGCCCAGTCGGTGATAGCCGCGAAGATAAAGGCCAGCGCGGCCAGAAGACAAAAAACGGGACCCTGGAAATACAGAAGAACAACGACCAGAGGCGCCATCAAAATGCGCAACAAGGTAATTTTATTGGCAAGGTTGAGCATCGTCCCTCTCTGGCGTTACCGTCGAAATTTTTCTGTTTTTCTAGCACAAAAGCGCGGTGGAGAAAAGGAGAAATATCCCCTCTTCCGGCGGACCCGCGCGCTTCTTGCATGAAAAGAGCCCCTTCGCTTGAAGGGGCTCGTGATTTCAGGAGTTGGGAGTGGACAAGGCTTCCAGACTGTTGTTCGCCGCGGCCGCGATGGCGTCGGCCAGAGCCAGGAAAGACGATTTGGCCGGGCCTTCGCCTTCCAGGTAGACCACCGGCACGCCCCGGTCGGCGGCCACCACGGTGGCCGGATCCAGAGGGACGGCCCCCAGGAATCTGAGCCCGTAATGCTGCGCCAGTTCTTCCCCGCCGCCTTTCTTGAAGAGATCAATTTCCTTGTGGCAATGCGGGCAGACCAGGCCGCTCATGTTTTCCACCACGCCCAGCACATTGGCATTGGCGTACTGGAGGAAGTTCACGGCCTTGCGCACGTCGGCCAGGGAAATTTCCTGCGGGGTGGTCACAACCACGCAGAGCGCGTCGGGAATGGTTTTCAGTACGGTCATGTGCTCATCGCCGGTTCCCGGAGGGGAGTCGATAAGCAGAAAGTCGAGTTCGCCCCACTTCACGTCCGCGATGAACTGGCGGATGGCGGCGGATTTTTTGGGACCGCGCCAAAGGATGGCCTGATCCCGGTCCTGCAGCAGCGAGTCCATGGAAATGACGGACAGGTTTTCATTATAGGCCGCGGGCAGCATCAGCTCGCCGCCGGCATCCATTTCAACGGTGCTGGTAAGGCCTAGCAGATTGGGCACGCTGGGACCATGCATATCCACATCCAGGATGCCCACTTTAAAGCCGCGCCGGGCCAGAGCCGCTGCGGTGTTCACTGTCACCGAGCTTTTGCCTACGCCCCCCTTGCCGCTCATGACGAAAATTTTATGGCGGATATGCCCCAGCGTGGCCGCAATGATCCGGTCCTGGCGGGCCATCAGGTCATTGCAGTTTCCATCGCCTCCCTTGCCCGTGGAACTGGGGCAGGAGGAGGCGGAAGAACAGGAAGAACAGGAGGACATGGGATCTCCTTCATGCGTTAACGGAATTTCAGAAACTTAACGTCCCGACGGTTGCCAGCCGTGGTCGCCCACCAGATCCACAAAAATGACGGAACCGAGATCCTCGGTATGGATGCGGCCCTGCTCCTTGCGCAGACGCATCAGTCGTTGGGTGCGCGGACGCGCGCCGACGGGAATGAGCAAAATGCCTCCCTCATCCAACTGGTCCACCAGTGGGCGGGGAATCTCGGGGCCGCCGGCCGTGACGATGATACGCTCAAAGGGCGCCGCCTCGGGCATGCCCAAGGTGCCGTCGCGCCGCTGCATGTGGATACCGCGAAGCCCCAGTTGCCGCAAGAGGGCGCCGGCATTCAGATAGAGTTCGCGCAGACGCTCCACCGTAAAAACAGTGCAGCCCATGGCGGCCAGCACGGCGGCCTGATAACCGGACCCGGTGCCGATTTCCAGCACGCGCATGCCCCGGTCAACCTCCAGCAGCTCGCTCATCAGGGCGACTATATACGGCTGGGAAATGGTCTGGCCGTAACCGATGGGCAGGGGGGTATCCTCATAGGCCTGGGAGCGCAAGGCCTCCTGCACGAAAAGATGCCGGGGCACGGTCCCCATGGCCGCCAGCACGCCGGGATGGCTGATGCCCCTGGCCTCAAGCTGTTCCCGTACCATCCGGCGGCGCAGGCGTCTGGGATCCACCTGCGGATTGCGCGTCTCTTGCGAACTCGGGAAGCTCTGGCCATATGGGTATCTGCCGTTCTGCATACTGCGGAAGAAAAAACAGATTTTGGCAGCCAAGTCAATGCGCGTCCAGCGCCGCCCCGAGCGCGGTCAAGAAAAAATCAAGACTTTTCCTTGAAAATCGCCCTTCTTTGTGCCAACATTTTAAAGACCGTCACGAGGAGCCATCAATGCGCAAAAAAAGTATGTTTTCCACAGTGTTAGTTCTGCTGGTCATAGCCGCTCTGGCTGCCGGCGGCTATACTTTTTTTAAAGATATGGACGGACCGGCCGTTCAGGTTACGCCCAATACCGGCAGGGTCTCGCCGGCCACGGTGCTGCAGATTCATATGAACGACCCCTCCGGCATCCGCTCGCTTACGGTGGGCATCCGCAAAAACAACGTGCTCAATGTGATCTTCAACAGACATTTTGACGAGTACCTGCCCGAGCGTGTGGTGGACGTGCCCCTGAAGGACTCCAACCTGCGCGAAGGGGCTTTTGATCTGGAAATCCGCGCCACGGACGGTTCGTTGGCGGGTTTCGGCCAGGGCAACACCCGCACCGTGCAGTTGCCCATGCGTCTGGACACCCAGCCGCCGCGCATTTCCGTTAAAACTCTGCCGCCCAACGTGCGCCGGGGCGGCTCGGCGGTGGTCCGCTATACCATAGACGAAGACGTGAGCAGTAGCGGCGTGCTGGTGGCGGGCTATTTCGTGCCCGGCTTTCTGCAAAAGGACGGCAGTTATCTCTGCTTTTTCCCTTTCCCCTATACCATGACGGCCCGCGACTTTAAAAACGCGGTGGAAATCACGGCCACCGACTTGGCCGGCAACGTGACCAAAAGCCGTCTGACGGTCATGGCCTTTGAGCGCAATTTCAAAAGCGACAGCCTGGAGCTGAAGGACGATTTTCTGCTCTCCGTGGAAAACAAGCTGCGCGCTCTGGCCCCCAATGCGGCCAATCCGCTTGAGTGCTATCTTTACATCAATAATCAGGTGCGTGCGGCCAATGTGCAGACCTTGCGTGAAATCGGCAAGGATACGGCGGCGGCCATGCTCTGGAGCGGCATCTTCACCCGCCTGCCCCGCTCCGCCGCGCGGGCCGGTTTCGCCGACCACCGCTTCTTCCACTATCAGGGCAAGCTGGTGGGCGAATCCTTCCATCTGGGCTTTGATCTGGCTTCGGTGCGCAACGCCGACGTGCCCGCCGCCAACAGCGGCCGGGTAGTCTATACGGGTGAGCAGGGGATTTACGGTAACCTTGTGGTCATCGACCACGGCCTGGGCCTCATGTCCCTGTACTCGCATTTGAGCGAAATACAGGTCAACAAAGGCGACGTGGTCAAGAAAGGCCAGATCATCGCCCGTACGGGCAGCACCGGCCTGGCCTTCGGCGACCATCTGCATTTTGGCATCCTGGTGGGCGGCGTGGAAGTGACGCCTCTGGAATGGATCGACCCCAAATGGGTCCGCGACAATATCACGGGCAGACTGGAGGCGGCGGCCAATTAAGGCATGTTATATGCGTGGACATATCCGCGCCACTCGTGGGACATCGGACTCAGCCGACGCGCTGCTGGCGCAGCTTGAATTGGTACAATTTCAAAAGCAAGATATTCTGAGGCTCTCCGAAAAAAACGTAAAACGCCCCGCTGATCTGACAGCCAGCGGGGCGTTTTGTCATTCCATCAGCCAGTGACCGCACCGACGGTCAATGCGTTCCGGCGGACCTCTACGTTAACGCCGCACCAAAAGGTAATCCGCCCTATTCGTCGCGGGGGGGCAATTCACGGCCGCCTTCTTGCAGGCGCTGTAAAAATTTATCCCGGCAGTCATAGCTGCAGAAACGGTAAACCTTGTCGCCGTCTCGCACGGAAATATTGCCGTCTATCGAGACATATGTGCCGCATTCTGGATCTTTGACCATTTCGCCCGCAGCCACCTTCCGTTCCAGATCTGCGGCGCTTTCTTCCTTGCTTGTCTTTTTTTTCTTGAGCACGTCATTGGCGAAGAGGCGGTACAAAACATAAACCGCCACGATCAGAACAAGCCATTTCAACATCCGTCATGCTCCTTCACCGTTGCCGACTGTTTGCGCCGCAACGGAATATGGCGTGTGTCCGCACTGTATCGGCGCGCAGTGGCTTTTGCGGGCCATGCTTGGGGCCGGTTGACAAATTAGCACAGAGGCCGGGGCGCGTCACTGAAAAATTCTGCGTCCGTCCAGCCTGTAGTTCAGGCGCGCCAGCCAGTGAGCCGCGGTAATTCCGTCGATACGGACATGGGGTGCGATGTCCAGCAGCGGCACCAGAGCGAAAGCCCGCTGCACCAGACGCGGATGCGGCACCCGGCAGACCGGGTCCGCGCAACTCTCCTCGCCAAAAAGCAGGAGGTCCGCATCTATGGCGCGCGGGCCATAGCGCAACGCCGGATCCGGGCTGCGCACGCGTCCGAGCTTGCTTTCCAGGCGGAGCATGGCCGCCAGCAGGCTTTGCGGCCGCCAGAACGATGCTGGCAAAAGCTCCACCACCTGGTTCAGAAACCAAGGCTGATCCGTATAGCCCTGCGGTTCAGTGCTGTAAAGAGGCGATATTGCGTTCAAACGCAGACCCGGCAGACGGGAAAGCCCTTCGCGTGCCCGCGTGAGCATGTCCTCCGCATCAAGGCTGTTGGACCCCAGACCCACATAGGCCCGAATCTCCGCATGTGGAGACACGCGCTCCTCCACTCTTGTTTCACCATGCCGGTTCAAAGCAGTTTTTTCATGGCCCGCTTGCGGGCATACAGACGACTGTCCGCCCGTTTGATGACGTCGGAAAGGGTGTTGTCCGTACCTTTTTTGAAAAAGGCATGCCCCGCGGCAAAGCTGAGACGGGTGGCATTGGTCGCATTATAGGCTTCCTTGCGGTCTTCCAGTTCCTGAAGCGCCCTTTCCAGAACGCCCCTATCAGTCTGGGGCAGAAAAACCGCGAATTCGTCCCCGCCGTAGCGGTACAGCTTGGCCGTGTCGGGCATGGATTCCCTGAGCAGAAAGGCGAAACTGCGGATCAACTGGTCGCCCGCGAGGTGCCCCAGACTGTCGTTGATCATCTTCAAATTGTTAAGATCGAAGAGGACCATACCCAATGAACTCATATCCGGCAGATGTTCGGAAAGTTGGAGCAGATCCGTTTCATAGGCATTACGGTTACCCAGTTCCGTGAGGCTGTCCGTAAAGGCCAGCTGGTGGGTGCTGGCAATATATTCATAGGCTTCCTTGCCGAAGCGGAAAGGAAAATATTCATCCGGGTCCGTGACTTCATAAGGATGGGAAAGGTGCATATGCGCCACTTTGAGCCGGTCGCCGAACAGGCGGTAGAAAAAACTCACCCGCTGGTGACAGCGGATGAAGAGCTTGGTCTCCGGATCCGAGGTCACATAATAACAGCCGGACACCACGCAGAAATCCTCATTCTCGTAAGGCACAAAGTACTCTTCCTGCTCCATGGTAAAGGTCACGTCCTTCTCCTGGGCCAGAAGCGCCTTAACCTTGTCCAGTCCGGTTACGAACTGGGAACGCAGAGGACCGATCCACATCACGTTTTCCACGAGCTTGTCCCAGACAAAATCCTCATCGCGAGCATAGTGACGATTCATGATTTCGCTGGTTAAGGCCACGCCGCGCCGACCCAAGGGGCCCACGTTTGCTTCGTTGTGGATAGTGTACATAATGATTCCTCATAACGCATTTACGGACGCGAGGGAAGCCCGTCGAACCCGAATGGAGCGCTTTTTACCCGTTCGGCACTTGCCCGGTGACGGCAAGGCGGCTAGCATGACGGCTATGAAAAGAACACAAGCGTCCCCTCCCCTTTCCAACCTGCTTCCGCCCTGGCGTGACTATCTGCTGGCGCAGCGTGGGCTTTCGCCCCGTACCGTGG
Protein-coding regions in this window:
- the pgsA gene encoding CDP-diacylglycerol--glycerol-3-phosphate 3-phosphatidyltransferase, with the protein product MLNLANKITLLRILMAPLVVVLLYFQGPVFCLLAALAFIFAAITDWADGYIARRENMVTSMGKFLDPLADKVLICSVLIMFVKLDWAPAWVVIVIVCRELVVTGLRAMAIDEGIVLAADKFGKAKTVLQIVAIVPLILHYPLFGVELWPLGEVLLYVALLLALISGINYCYYFYRHACDKVQTGKTA
- a CDS encoding Mrp/NBP35 family ATP-binding protein is translated as MSSCSSCSSASSCPSSTGKGGDGNCNDLMARQDRIIAATLGHIRHKIFVMSGKGGVGKSSVTVNTAAALARRGFKVGILDVDMHGPSVPNLLGLTSTVEMDAGGELMLPAAYNENLSVISMDSLLQDRDQAILWRGPKKSAAIRQFIADVKWGELDFLLIDSPPGTGDEHMTVLKTIPDALCVVVTTPQEISLADVRKAVNFLQYANANVLGVVENMSGLVCPHCHKEIDLFKKGGGEELAQHYGLRFLGAVPLDPATVVAADRGVPVVYLEGEGPAKSSFLALADAIAAAANNSLEALSTPNS
- a CDS encoding protein-L-isoaspartate(D-aspartate) O-methyltransferase, with protein sequence MVREQLEARGISHPGVLAAMGTVPRHLFVQEALRSQAYEDTPLPIGYGQTISQPYIVALMSELLEVDRGMRVLEIGTGSGYQAAVLAAMGCTVFTVERLRELYLNAGALLRQLGLRGIHMQRRDGTLGMPEAAPFERIIVTAGGPEIPRPLVDQLDEGGILLIPVGARPRTQRLMRLRKEQGRIHTEDLGSVIFVDLVGDHGWQPSGR
- a CDS encoding M23 family metallopeptidase encodes the protein MRKKSMFSTVLVLLVIAALAAGGYTFFKDMDGPAVQVTPNTGRVSPATVLQIHMNDPSGIRSLTVGIRKNNVLNVIFNRHFDEYLPERVVDVPLKDSNLREGAFDLEIRATDGSLAGFGQGNTRTVQLPMRLDTQPPRISVKTLPPNVRRGGSAVVRYTIDEDVSSSGVLVAGYFVPGFLQKDGSYLCFFPFPYTMTARDFKNAVEITATDLAGNVTKSRLTVMAFERNFKSDSLELKDDFLLSVENKLRALAPNAANPLECYLYINNQVRAANVQTLREIGKDTAAAMLWSGIFTRLPRSAARAGFADHRFFHYQGKLVGESFHLGFDLASVRNADVPAANSGRVVYTGEQGIYGNLVVIDHGLGLMSLYSHLSEIQVNKGDVVKKGQIIARTGSTGLAFGDHLHFGILVGGVEVTPLEWIDPKWVRDNITGRLEAAAN
- a CDS encoding transcriptional regulator, with protein sequence MLKWLVLIVAVYVLYRLFANDVLKKKKTSKEESAADLERKVAAGEMVKDPECGTYVSIDGNISVRDGDKVYRFCSYDCRDKFLQRLQEGGRELPPRDE
- the folK gene encoding 2-amino-4-hydroxy-6-hydroxymethyldihydropteridine diphosphokinase, giving the protein MSPHAEIRAYVGLGSNSLDAEDMLTRAREGLSRLPGLRLNAISPLYSTEPQGYTDQPWFLNQVVELLPASFWRPQSLLAAMLRLESKLGRVRSPDPALRYGPRAIDADLLLFGEESCADPVCRVPHPRLVQRAFALVPLLDIAPHVRIDGITAAHWLARLNYRLDGRRIFQ
- a CDS encoding diguanylate cyclase domain-containing protein, with the translated sequence MYTIHNEANVGPLGRRGVALTSEIMNRHYARDEDFVWDKLVENVMWIGPLRSQFVTGLDKVKALLAQEKDVTFTMEQEEYFVPYENEDFCVVSGCYYVTSDPETKLFIRCHQRVSFFYRLFGDRLKVAHMHLSHPYEVTDPDEYFPFRFGKEAYEYIASTHQLAFTDSLTELGNRNAYETDLLQLSEHLPDMSSLGMVLFDLNNLKMINDSLGHLAGDQLIRSFAFLLRESMPDTAKLYRYGGDEFAVFLPQTDRGVLERALQELEDRKEAYNATNATRLSFAAGHAFFKKGTDNTLSDVIKRADSRLYARKRAMKKLL